The following are encoded together in the Streptomyces sp. NBC_00358 genome:
- a CDS encoding rhomboid-like protein, with product MDRSTTERADTPTGRAGTSTGPAPGTPPPNLPGMPQQREGSTSAPAPPVPSAPTTTSAPAPGPAAAPGSAEAGCTRNMRGAAAAPRPSGRPGSTDVPGPRGLPGSAGASGAEAETETEAETEAGAEGGQVPAVGSASRAFPGRLGRLRVGRLLPTPRGTPFTFGYAVVLAAVSGLAGHTRPAVVRALHQASSTDVAHLARHPVLVLVASALWIVGGIASPYAIGFLLVLTALERRTGTAWAAGVFLLGHVVATLATEVPVGMAVLAGGLPVGSLHRLDYGISFGVAASVGSLAGLLSPWLRWPLLIGFGSVLAEDLILLTDPVTDGGHLIALGIGIATWPLVRRQRQHQQRHRGHESRHRDRLPGPVARP from the coding sequence GTGGACCGGAGCACCACCGAGCGAGCCGATACGCCCACCGGCCGAGCCGGTACGTCCACCGGGCCCGCGCCGGGCACGCCTCCCCCGAACCTCCCCGGAATGCCGCAGCAGCGCGAAGGCTCCACCTCGGCCCCCGCCCCGCCCGTCCCGTCCGCACCGACGACCACGTCGGCCCCCGCACCCGGTCCGGCGGCGGCGCCGGGATCGGCGGAGGCGGGCTGCACCCGGAACATGCGAGGTGCGGCGGCCGCGCCCAGGCCTTCCGGCCGGCCGGGATCGACGGACGTGCCCGGCCCCCGGGGCCTGCCGGGATCGGCGGGTGCGTCCGGGGCCGAAGCCGAAACCGAAACCGAAGCCGAAACCGAGGCCGGGGCCGAGGGCGGGCAGGTTCCCGCGGTCGGCTCCGCCTCGCGGGCTTTCCCCGGCCGGCTGGGGAGACTCCGTGTCGGGCGGCTGCTCCCGACTCCGCGCGGTACGCCCTTCACCTTCGGGTACGCGGTCGTCCTCGCCGCCGTCTCCGGCCTCGCCGGACACACGCGCCCCGCGGTCGTCCGCGCCCTGCACCAGGCGTCGAGTACGGACGTCGCGCACCTCGCGCGCCACCCCGTGCTCGTCCTGGTCGCGAGCGCGCTGTGGATCGTCGGGGGGATCGCCTCGCCGTACGCGATCGGATTCCTGCTCGTGCTGACCGCGCTGGAGCGCCGTACCGGCACGGCGTGGGCGGCCGGCGTCTTCCTGCTCGGGCATGTGGTGGCCACGCTGGCCACCGAGGTGCCGGTCGGAATGGCGGTGCTGGCGGGCGGACTGCCCGTCGGCTCCCTCCACCGGCTCGACTACGGCATCAGCTTCGGCGTCGCCGCGAGCGTCGGATCGCTCGCGGGACTCCTCTCTCCGTGGCTGCGCTGGCCGCTGCTGATCGGCTTCGGCTCGGTCCTCGCGGAGGACCTGATCCTCCTCACCGACCCCGTGACGGACGGGGGACACCTGATCGCGCTGGGGATCGGCATCGCGACCTGGCCGCTGGTCCGGCGGCAGCGGCAGCATCAGCAGCGGCATCGAGGCCACGAGTCGCGCCACCGGGACCGCCTGCCCGGGCCGGTCGCGCGGCCCTGA